Proteins encoded in a region of the Clostridium butyricum genome:
- a CDS encoding proline--tRNA ligase yields the protein MKMSNMLISTLREVPAEAEIDSHKLMLRAGMIRKMAAGIYNYMPLGLKVLKNVEDIVREEMNAAGAQEFLASAMIPAELWQESGRWDAYGAEMFRVKDRGARDFCLGPTHEEVFTDIARNEIKSYKQLPLNLYQIQTKYRDERRPRFGVMRSREFIMKDAYSFDKDQDGLDIVFNKMHDAYVKIFNRCGLDAKCVEADSGAIGGSNSAEFMVKSEVGEDDVVFCSECNYAANIEKAVSNPEKEEKTELKELNKVETPNSRTIDEVAAFFKADSKKFAKTILFNADGKIVAVMVRGDREINEVKVANAIGEVTNFDLASNEEVQNATGAAVGFAGPIGIKVDILLVDEEVANMYNFIAGANETGYHVENVNYGRDFEGTVGDFRNVTEGEKCPCCGAPINIARGTEVGHIFKLGTKYSDAMNANFIDEDGKEKPFVMGCYGIGVTRTMASIIEQHHDENGIIWPLSVAPYHISVIPVNVKDEEQVKIATELYDQLVSMGVEVLLDDRNERAGVKFKDSELMGIPMRVTVGKKITDGEVEFKLRDGDMEVIKISDVCNIVKGEFEKNNMKLR from the coding sequence ATGAAAATGTCAAATATGTTAATCTCTACATTAAGAGAAGTACCAGCAGAAGCTGAAATTGATAGTCATAAGCTTATGTTAAGAGCAGGAATGATAAGAAAGATGGCTGCGGGAATATACAATTATATGCCATTAGGATTAAAAGTGCTTAAAAATGTAGAAGATATTGTAAGAGAAGAAATGAATGCAGCAGGAGCACAAGAATTTCTTGCATCAGCTATGATACCAGCTGAATTATGGCAGGAATCAGGAAGATGGGATGCTTATGGAGCAGAAATGTTTAGAGTTAAAGATAGAGGCGCAAGAGATTTCTGTTTAGGGCCTACTCACGAAGAAGTATTTACAGATATCGCAAGAAATGAAATTAAGTCATATAAACAACTTCCACTTAATTTATATCAAATTCAAACTAAGTACAGAGATGAACGTAGACCAAGATTTGGAGTTATGAGATCTAGAGAATTTATAATGAAAGATGCTTATAGTTTTGATAAAGATCAAGATGGATTAGACATAGTATTTAATAAAATGCATGATGCATATGTTAAAATATTTAATAGATGTGGATTAGATGCCAAATGTGTTGAAGCTGATTCAGGTGCAATAGGTGGATCTAACTCTGCTGAATTCATGGTTAAATCAGAAGTTGGAGAAGATGATGTAGTATTCTGTAGTGAGTGTAATTATGCTGCTAATATAGAAAAAGCAGTATCAAATCCAGAAAAAGAAGAAAAGACAGAATTAAAAGAACTAAACAAAGTTGAAACACCAAATTCAAGAACAATAGATGAAGTTGCTGCTTTCTTTAAGGCTGATTCAAAGAAGTTTGCTAAAACTATTTTATTTAATGCAGATGGAAAGATAGTTGCAGTAATGGTTAGAGGCGATAGAGAAATTAACGAGGTTAAGGTTGCAAATGCCATAGGTGAAGTTACGAACTTTGATTTAGCAAGTAACGAAGAAGTTCAAAATGCTACAGGTGCAGCTGTAGGATTTGCAGGACCAATTGGAATAAAAGTGGATATACTGTTAGTAGATGAAGAAGTTGCTAATATGTATAATTTTATAGCTGGTGCTAATGAAACAGGATATCATGTTGAAAATGTAAACTATGGAAGAGATTTTGAAGGAACTGTTGGAGATTTCAGAAATGTAACTGAAGGTGAAAAATGCCCATGTTGTGGAGCTCCAATTAATATTGCAAGAGGTACAGAAGTAGGTCATATATTTAAGCTTGGAACGAAGTATTCAGATGCCATGAATGCAAATTTCATAGATGAAGATGGTAAGGAAAAACCATTTGTAATGGGATGTTATGGGATTGGAGTTACAAGAACTATGGCTTCAATAATCGAACAACATCATGATGAAAATGGAATAATATGGCCATTATCAGTTGCGCCATATCATATTTCAGTAATTCCTGTAAATGTTAAAGATGAAGAACAGGTAAAAATTGCAACTGAATTATATGATCAATTAGTTTCTATGGGAGTCGAAGTGCTTTTAGATGATAGAAATGAAAGAGCTGGAGTTAAGTTTAAAGATTCAGAACTTATGGGAATACCAATGAGAGTAACTGTTGGTAAAAAAATTACTGATGGAGAAGTTGAATTTAAGCTTAGAGATGGAGATATGGAAGTAATTAAAATAAGTGATGTTTGCAATATAGTAAAAGGTGAATTTGAAAAAAATAATATGAAATTAAGATAA
- the cysS gene encoding cysteine--tRNA ligase produces the protein MRLYNSLTRQKEEFVPIVPGEVKMYVCGPTVYNYFHIGNGRTFIIFDTIRRYLEYRGYKVTFIQNFTDIDDKMINKANAEGITVKELGDKFIDEYYQDADGLQVKRATINPRATEYIDEVVEFVKDLIDRGFAYEIDGDVYFSTKKFEEYGKLCGQNLEDLQSGARISVDERKKDPMDFAVWKSQKPGEPAWESPWGLGRPGWHIECSCMAKKLLGDTIDIHGGGMDLKFPHHENEIAQSEAVTGQKFANYWMHAAFVNVDNKKMSKSENNFVTAREALKKYNSDVIRFLMLSGHYRTQINFSAELLDSAKSSVERLYNCVNNLENLINEVNRKEANDSEKAYLKSLDKHREKFIEKMDDDFNTADGISVIFDLIKDINNNVSIDSSSELCEGALNLIRELGSPLGILQKTEEKSLEVEIQELIDKRQEARKNRDFALADKIRDDLKARNIILEDTPQGVRWKKID, from the coding sequence ATGAGACTATATAATAGTTTAACAAGACAAAAAGAAGAATTTGTTCCTATTGTTCCAGGTGAAGTTAAGATGTATGTATGTGGACCAACTGTATATAACTATTTTCATATTGGTAATGGAAGAACATTTATAATATTCGATACAATAAGAAGATATTTAGAATATAGAGGATACAAGGTTACATTTATTCAAAATTTTACAGACATAGATGATAAAATGATTAATAAAGCAAATGCAGAAGGTATAACAGTAAAGGAACTTGGTGATAAATTCATAGATGAATATTATCAAGATGCTGATGGACTTCAAGTAAAAAGGGCTACTATTAATCCTAGAGCAACTGAGTATATTGATGAAGTTGTAGAATTTGTTAAGGATTTAATAGATAGAGGTTTTGCTTATGAAATTGATGGCGATGTTTACTTTAGTACTAAGAAGTTTGAAGAGTATGGAAAACTTTGTGGTCAGAATTTAGAAGATTTACAATCAGGTGCAAGAATAAGTGTTGATGAAAGAAAGAAAGATCCAATGGATTTTGCAGTGTGGAAATCACAAAAGCCAGGTGAACCAGCATGGGAAAGTCCTTGGGGACTAGGAAGACCAGGATGGCATATTGAATGTTCATGTATGGCAAAGAAATTATTAGGAGACACTATTGATATCCATGGTGGTGGAATGGATTTAAAATTCCCACATCATGAAAATGAAATTGCTCAAAGTGAAGCTGTAACAGGGCAAAAATTCGCTAATTATTGGATGCATGCAGCATTTGTTAATGTGGATAATAAGAAGATGTCTAAATCTGAAAATAATTTTGTCACTGCAAGAGAAGCATTAAAGAAATATAATTCAGATGTAATAAGATTTTTAATGTTATCTGGACATTATAGAACTCAAATAAATTTTAGTGCAGAACTTTTAGATTCAGCTAAATCTTCGGTTGAAAGATTATACAATTGCGTAAATAATCTTGAAAATTTAATCAATGAAGTTAATAGAAAAGAAGCTAATGATTCAGAAAAAGCTTACTTAAAATCTTTAGATAAACACAGAGAAAAGTTCATTGAGAAGATGGATGATGATTTTAATACTGCTGATGGTATTTCGGTAATATTTGACTTGATAAAAGATATAAACAATAATGTAAGTATAGATTCATCATCTGAATTGTGTGAAGGTGCTTTAAATTTAATAAGAGAATTAGGAAGCCCTCTTGGAATTCTTCAAAAAACTGAAGAGAAATCTCTAGAAGTGGAAATCCAAGAATTAATCGACAAAAGACAAGAAGCTAGAAAAAACAGAGATTTTGCATTGGCGGATAAAATAAGAGATGATTTAAAAGCCAGAAATATAATTTTAGAAGATACACCACAAGGTGTTAGATGGAAAAAGATTGATTAA
- a CDS encoding Mini-ribonuclease 3: MLDDFRIREFTEMEARMLNPLQLALIGDGVYEIFIRNYILANNTALSANKIHVKAIQYVKAKSQASIMHKIEGFLEEDEEAVYKRGRNAKSATVPKNADVRDYRMATGFEALVGYLYLSGKKDRLEFIFNKSIEMME, translated from the coding sequence ATGTTAGATGATTTTAGAATAAGAGAATTTACAGAGATGGAAGCGAGGATGCTTAATCCACTTCAATTGGCTTTAATTGGTGATGGAGTATATGAAATTTTTATTAGAAACTATATACTAGCTAATAATACAGCTTTATCAGCAAATAAAATTCATGTTAAGGCAATACAGTATGTCAAGGCAAAAAGTCAGGCGTCTATAATGCATAAAATAGAAGGATTTTTAGAAGAAGATGAAGAAGCTGTTTATAAAAGAGGACGTAATGCAAAGTCAGCAACTGTTCCTAAGAATGCAGATGTAAGAGATTATAGAATGGCAACAGGGTTTGAAGCTTTAGTAGGGTATTTGTATTTATCGGGAAAAAAGGATAGACTGGAATTTATATTTAATAAGAGCATAGAGATGATGGAATAA
- the rlmB gene encoding 23S rRNA (guanosine(2251)-2'-O)-methyltransferase RlmB: MQNKPKKTSNLTVKKDRKNEPLKKNKSITCQEEREDIVIGRNAVMEALKGDRTIEAIYVSNNKLEGSINAIMGMAKEQKILIKEVDKRKLDSMCDGETHQGVIAKVTPFKYSEVSDIFELAEQKGEAPFIVILDEVEDPHNLGSIARTAELFGVHGIIIPKRRSASVTATVYKSSVGAIEHVKVAKVNNINSTIEELKEKGVWIYGADIRAEEYSHEVDYSGPCALVIGNEGRGMSKLTVQKCDKLIKIPMVGKINSLNASVAGGIMMYEVLKGRFK; this comes from the coding sequence ATGCAGAATAAACCAAAAAAGACTAGTAATTTAACTGTTAAAAAAGATAGAAAAAATGAACCTTTGAAAAAAAATAAAAGTATAACATGTCAGGAAGAAAGAGAAGATATTGTTATAGGAAGAAATGCTGTTATGGAGGCTTTGAAGGGTGATAGAACTATAGAAGCTATATATGTATCTAACAATAAGCTTGAAGGTTCCATAAATGCTATTATGGGAATGGCAAAAGAGCAGAAAATACTTATAAAAGAAGTTGATAAGAGAAAGCTTGATAGTATGTGTGATGGTGAAACGCATCAAGGTGTAATAGCTAAAGTTACTCCGTTTAAATATAGTGAAGTGTCAGATATATTTGAACTAGCAGAACAAAAAGGAGAAGCACCATTTATTGTTATATTAGATGAGGTTGAAGACCCTCATAATCTTGGATCAATAGCTAGAACAGCAGAATTGTTTGGTGTACATGGTATTATAATTCCAAAGAGGAGAAGTGCATCTGTTACTGCAACCGTATATAAATCATCTGTTGGAGCAATAGAACATGTTAAAGTAGCAAAAGTGAATAATATAAATTCAACAATAGAGGAACTTAAAGAAAAAGGAGTCTGGATTTATGGAGCCGATATAAGAGCAGAAGAATATAGTCATGAAGTAGATTATAGTGGTCCTTGTGCTCTTGTAATAGGAAATGAAGGAAGAGGTATGTCAAAGCTTACTGTTCAAAAGTGTGATAAGCTTATAAAAATACCTATGGTAGGAAAAATAAATTCTTTAAATGCATCAGTTGCAGGTGGAATAATGATGTATGAAGTATTAAAAGGTCGCTTTAAATAA
- a CDS encoding NYN domain-containing protein, translating into MKNIFVDGYNVINSWPDLKEKKDVSFEGARQSLIDKLHNYGVFKACRIILVFDAHKVQGSIEKKEEINKNICVVFTKDGETADAYIERHVNEIGRKHEVVVVTSDNLEQQTVFQRGAVRMSSIEFYNEILKVEKSINIKTSKIKVNQKNSVADNINEDIVKKLEEMRRGK; encoded by the coding sequence ATGAAAAATATTTTCGTAGATGGATACAATGTAATAAATAGCTGGCCAGACTTAAAAGAAAAGAAAGATGTTAGTTTTGAAGGTGCAAGACAGAGTCTTATTGATAAGTTACATAATTATGGAGTGTTTAAGGCTTGCAGAATTATATTAGTTTTTGATGCACATAAAGTTCAAGGAAGCATAGAAAAGAAGGAAGAAATTAATAAAAATATATGTGTTGTATTTACCAAAGATGGAGAAACTGCTGATGCTTATATAGAGAGACATGTAAATGAAATAGGGAGAAAACATGAGGTAGTGGTTGTAACCTCGGATAATTTGGAACAACAAACAGTTTTCCAAAGAGGAGCAGTCAGAATGTCATCTATTGAATTTTATAATGAGATTCTAAAGGTAGAAAAGAGTATAAACATAAAAACAAGTAAAATTAAAGTTAATCAGAAAAATAGTGTAGCTGATAATATAAATGAAGATATAGTTAAAAAGTTAGAGGAAATGCGCAGAGGTAAGTAG
- the sigH gene encoding RNA polymerase sporulation sigma factor SigH produces MEGFLEFKDKLDEEIVMDAKAGNNKAQEYLISKYENFVKAKAKSYFLIGADKEDIYQEGMIGLYKAIRDFNPEKSTSFKAFAEICVTRQIITAIKTATRQKHIPLNTYVSLNKPIYEEESERTLLDVLSGLKISDPEELMISKEQMHFIEDKISKVLSELEKEVLTSYLDGKSYQEIACDLERHAKSIDNALQRVKRKLEKCLKVK; encoded by the coding sequence TTGGAAGGATTTTTAGAATTTAAAGACAAACTAGATGAAGAGATTGTTATGGATGCTAAAGCTGGAAATAACAAAGCACAAGAGTATTTAATTTCCAAATATGAAAATTTTGTAAAAGCTAAAGCTAAATCATATTTTCTTATAGGCGCTGATAAAGAGGATATTTATCAAGAGGGTATGATTGGATTATATAAGGCTATACGTGATTTCAATCCTGAAAAATCTACATCTTTTAAAGCTTTTGCAGAAATATGTGTAACTAGACAGATTATTACAGCCATTAAAACTGCTACTAGACAAAAGCACATACCTTTAAATACTTATGTATCACTAAATAAACCGATATATGAAGAAGAATCAGAAAGAACTCTTTTGGATGTGTTATCTGGATTAAAAATATCTGATCCTGAAGAGTTGATGATTAGTAAAGAACAAATGCATTTTATAGAGGATAAAATTTCGAAAGTCTTGTCTGAGCTTGAAAAAGAGGTGTTAACATCTTATCTGGATGGTAAATCGTACCAAGAAATTGCGTGCGATTTAGAAAGGCATGCGAAATCTATAGATAATGCACTTCAAAGAGTGAAAAGAAAATTAGAAAAATGCTTGAAAGTAAAGTGA
- the tuf gene encoding elongation factor Tu: protein MAKEKFERSKPHVNIGTIGHVDHGKTTLTAAITTVLANKGFADAFNYADIDKAPEEKERGITINTAHVEYETETRHYAHVDCPGHADYVKNMITGAAQMDGAILVVSAADGPMPQTREHILLGSRVGIEYIVVFLNKADMVDDPELLELVEMEVRELLSEYDFPGDDIPVITGSALKALENPTDDAANKCIMELMEAVDSYIPTPERATDKPFLMPVEDVFTITGRGTVATGRVETGVLHVGDEVEIVGLSEEKKKTVCTGIEMFRKLLDEAQAGDNIGALLRGVQRTDIERGQVLAVPNSVHPHTKFVGQVYVLKKEEGGRHTPFFDGYRPQFYFRTTDVTGSIKLPDGMEMVMPGDHIDMNVELITPIAMDEGLRFAIREGGRTVGSGVVTSIVE, encoded by the coding sequence ATGGCAAAAGAGAAATTTGAAAGAAGTAAGCCACATGTTAACATTGGTACAATAGGTCACGTAGACCACGGTAAGACAACATTAACAGCTGCAATCACAACTGTATTAGCAAATAAAGGATTCGCAGACGCGTTCAACTACGCAGATATCGATAAGGCTCCAGAAGAAAAAGAAAGAGGAATCACAATCAATACTGCTCACGTTGAATACGAAACAGAAACAAGACATTACGCTCACGTTGACTGTCCAGGACATGCTGACTACGTTAAGAACATGATCACTGGAGCTGCACAAATGGATGGAGCTATCTTAGTTGTATCTGCTGCAGACGGTCCAATGCCTCAAACAAGAGAACATATCCTATTAGGATCAAGAGTTGGTATAGAATACATAGTAGTATTCTTAAACAAAGCTGATATGGTAGATGATCCAGAATTATTAGAATTAGTTGAAATGGAAGTTAGAGAATTATTAAGCGAATATGACTTCCCAGGAGATGATATTCCAGTAATAACAGGATCAGCATTAAAAGCATTAGAAAATCCAACAGATGATGCAGCAAACAAATGTATCATGGAATTAATGGAAGCAGTAGATAGCTACATTCCAACACCAGAAAGAGCTACAGATAAGCCATTCTTAATGCCAGTAGAAGATGTATTCACAATCACTGGTAGAGGAACAGTTGCAACAGGTAGAGTTGAAACTGGAGTACTTCACGTAGGAGACGAAGTTGAAATCGTTGGATTAAGTGAAGAAAAGAAGAAGACTGTATGTACAGGAATCGAAATGTTCAGAAAGTTATTAGATGAAGCACAAGCTGGAGATAACATCGGAGCATTATTAAGAGGGGTACAAAGAACTGATATCGAAAGAGGTCAAGTTTTAGCAGTACCAAACTCAGTACACCCACACACTAAGTTCGTAGGTCAAGTATACGTACTTAAAAAAGAAGAAGGTGGAAGACATACTCCATTCTTTGATGGATATAGACCACAATTCTACTTCAGAACAACAGACGTTACAGGATCAATCAAATTACCAGATGGTATGGAAATGGTTATGCCTGGAGACCACATCGACATGAACGTTGAATTAATCACTCCAATCGCTATGGATGAAGGATTAAGATTCGCGATCAGAGAAGGTGGAAGAACTGTAGGTTCAGGAGTTGTTACTAGTATAGTTGAATAG
- the rpmG gene encoding 50S ribosomal protein L33, with translation MRTKVTLACTECKQRNYDSMKNKKNDPDRLEMKKYCKFCKKHTLHRETK, from the coding sequence ATGAGAACAAAAGTAACTTTAGCATGCACAGAGTGTAAACAAAGAAATTATGATTCAATGAAGAACAAGAAAAATGATCCAGATAGATTAGAAATGAAAAAGTATTGTAAATTCTGTAAAAAGCACACTCTTCATAGAGAAACTAAATAA
- the secE gene encoding preprotein translocase subunit SecE, with product MSAKNETKTEKAVKKNGLFGFFREVKAEVKRITWPSKDETKKAFVAVVIFALIYIVLVSGLDFIFSNLFEMILKLK from the coding sequence ATGTCAGCAAAAAATGAAACAAAAACTGAAAAAGCTGTTAAGAAAAATGGCTTGTTTGGTTTTTTTAGAGAGGTTAAGGCGGAAGTTAAGAGAATAACTTGGCCTTCTAAAGATGAGACAAAAAAAGCATTTGTTGCAGTTGTTATATTCGCACTAATATATATTGTATTAGTTAGTGGATTGGATTTTATTTTCAGCAACCTCTTTGAAATGATTTTAAAATTGAAGTAA
- the nusG gene encoding transcription termination/antitermination protein NusG — MSDRARWYVVHTYSGYENKVKANLEKAIENRNLESLIQDIQVPMEEVIEEKDGKQKVSLKKKFPGYVLVKMLMSDESWYVVRNTRGVTGFVGPGSKPVPLSDEEVESMGVLEMPVDIDLEVGESIKIISGPLRDSVATIQEIVLEKRKIKALVDMFGRETLAELDFNQVEKLV, encoded by the coding sequence ATGAGTGATAGAGCAAGATGGTATGTAGTACATACATACTCTGGATACGAAAATAAGGTTAAAGCAAACTTAGAAAAAGCAATTGAAAATAGAAATCTTGAATCATTAATCCAAGACATACAAGTGCCTATGGAAGAAGTGATTGAAGAAAAAGATGGAAAACAAAAAGTCTCATTGAAGAAAAAGTTTCCTGGATATGTACTTGTTAAAATGTTAATGAGTGATGAATCATGGTACGTTGTAAGAAATACAAGAGGCGTAACAGGTTTCGTTGGACCAGGATCTAAACCAGTTCCACTATCTGATGAAGAAGTAGAATCAATGGGTGTTTTAGAAATGCCAGTTGATATTGATTTAGAAGTAGGGGAAAGTATTAAAATTATTTCAGGTCCACTTAGAGATTCAGTGGCAACAATTCAAGAGATAGTTTTAGAAAAACGTAAAATTAAGGCTTTAGTAGATATGTTCGGAAGAGAAACTCTTGCTGAACTAGACTTTAATCAAGTAGAAAAATTAGTTTAA
- the rplK gene encoding 50S ribosomal protein L11 — protein sequence MAKKVTGMIKLQLQAGKATPAPPVGPALGQHGVNIMGFCKEFNAKTANQAGLIIPVVITVYQDRSFSFILKTPPAAVLIKKELGLDSGSGVPNRTKVGNLTQDQLRKIAETKMPDLNAANIESAMRMIAGTARSMGVTVEE from the coding sequence ATGGCTAAGAAAGTAACTGGAATGATTAAACTTCAACTTCAAGCAGGTAAGGCAACACCAGCTCCACCTGTAGGTCCAGCTTTAGGTCAACACGGTGTAAACATAATGGGATTCTGTAAGGAGTTTAATGCTAAAACTGCTAATCAAGCTGGATTAATAATACCAGTAGTTATAACAGTTTACCAAGACAGATCATTTAGTTTTATATTAAAGACTCCTCCAGCTGCAGTTTTAATTAAAAAAGAATTAGGATTAGACAGCGGTTCAGGAGTACCAAATAGAACAAAGGTTGGAAACTTAACTCAAGACCAACTTAGAAAAATTGCAGAAACAAAAATGCCAGATTTAAATGCTGCAAACATTGAATCAGCAATGAGAATGATTGCTGGAACAGCTAGAAGTATGGGAGTTACAGTTGAAGAATAA
- the rplA gene encoding 50S ribosomal protein L1 — MGKKYVESAKLIDKSALYNPNEALELTLKTAKANFDETIELHVRLGVDPRHADQQVRGAVVLPNGTGRTVRVLVFAKGAKADEATAAGADFVGAEELVTKIQSENWFDYDVVVATPDMMGVVGRIGRVLGPKGLMPNPKSGTVTFDVAKAIEEIKAGKVEYRVDKTAIVHCPIGKKSFGTEKLKENFTALMEALVKAKPAAAKGQYLKSVSVSSTMGPGAKINPTRALD, encoded by the coding sequence ATGGGAAAAAAATATGTTGAAAGCGCAAAGCTTATCGATAAAAGTGCATTATACAATCCAAATGAAGCATTAGAACTTACATTAAAGACTGCAAAGGCTAACTTTGATGAAACTATTGAATTACATGTAAGACTTGGTGTAGATCCAAGACATGCTGACCAACAAGTAAGAGGAGCTGTTGTTTTACCAAACGGAACTGGTAGAACAGTTAGAGTTCTTGTATTTGCTAAGGGAGCTAAAGCTGATGAAGCTACAGCTGCAGGAGCAGATTTCGTAGGAGCTGAAGAATTAGTTACAAAGATCCAAAGCGAAAACTGGTTTGACTACGATGTAGTTGTTGCAACTCCAGATATGATGGGTGTTGTAGGTAGAATAGGTAGAGTATTAGGACCTAAGGGATTAATGCCAAACCCAAAATCAGGAACAGTAACTTTCGACGTTGCTAAGGCAATTGAAGAAATCAAAGCTGGTAAAGTAGAATATAGAGTTGATAAAACTGCTATCGTTCACTGTCCAATCGGAAAGAAATCTTTCGGAACTGAAAAATTAAAGGAAAACTTTACAGCATTAATGGAAGCTTTAGTTAAAGCTAAACCAGCAGCTGCTAAGGGACAATACTTAAAGTCAGTTTCTGTTTCAAGCACAATGGGACCAGGAGCAAAAATTAATCCAACAAGAGCGTTAGATTAG
- the rplJ gene encoding 50S ribosomal protein L10, with amino-acid sequence MNNNRSLKEAKVAEIKEKLEKANSVVLSQYQGLTVEEDTVLRKNLREAGVEYKVYKNTLVILAAKELGLEGIVEYLEGPVAIAFGYEDVTVAARVLNDFAKDHKKLELKAGIVEGEIYDTDKIKQLATIPSKEVLIAKLLGSIKSPISSFARVINAIAESKAE; translated from the coding sequence ATGAACAATAACAGATCACTTAAAGAAGCAAAGGTTGCTGAAATTAAGGAAAAATTAGAAAAAGCTAATTCAGTTGTTCTTAGCCAATACCAAGGTTTAACAGTTGAAGAAGATACAGTTCTAAGAAAGAACTTAAGAGAAGCTGGTGTTGAATACAAAGTATACAAAAATACTTTAGTTATATTAGCTGCTAAAGAATTAGGTTTAGAAGGTATTGTTGAATACTTAGAAGGACCAGTAGCTATCGCTTTCGGATACGAAGACGTAACTGTAGCTGCAAGAGTACTTAATGATTTTGCAAAAGATCATAAGAAATTAGAATTAAAAGCTGGTATCGTAGAAGGAGAAATCTACGACACTGACAAGATCAAACAACTTGCTACTATTCCATCAAAAGAAGTTCTTATTGCAAAACTTCTTGGAAGTATCAAGTCACCAATCTCAAGCTTTGCACGTGTAATTAATGCAATAGCTGAAAGTAAAGCAGAATAA
- the rplL gene encoding 50S ribosomal protein L7/L12, with product MTREDIIQAIKEMSVLDLNELVKACEEEFGVSAAAAVVAGGAVAGGAAGEEKTEFDVVLANAGDNKIKVIKAVREITGLGLKEAKEIVDGAPKTLKEGVSKEEAEDMKAKLAEVGATVEVK from the coding sequence ATGACAAGAGAAGATATAATTCAAGCAATAAAAGAAATGAGCGTTTTAGACTTAAACGAATTAGTAAAGGCTTGTGAAGAAGAATTTGGAGTAAGCGCTGCTGCTGCTGTTGTAGCTGGTGGAGCTGTAGCTGGTGGAGCTGCTGGTGAAGAAAAGACTGAATTCGACGTAGTATTAGCTAACGCTGGAGATAACAAGATCAAAGTTATCAAAGCTGTAAGAGAAATAACAGGATTAGGATTAAAAGAAGCTAAAGAAATAGTTGATGGAGCTCCTAAGACATTAAAAGAAGGCGTTTCTAAAGAAGAAGCTGAAGACATGAAAGCTAAATTAGCTGAAGTTGGAGCTACTGTAGAAGTTAAATAG